The following proteins are encoded in a genomic region of Haloarcula salinisoli:
- the tgtA gene encoding tRNA guanosine(15) transglycosylase TgtA gives MTNFEVRQYDAAGRLGELEVPRAGVTVQTPTILPVVNPHVQTVDPSALESDFGAEILITNSYILHGSDELREPALDQGLHDLLDFSGAIMTDSGSFQLAEYGDIDVTTEEILQFQSDIGSDIGTPVDIPTPPDVDRERAESELETTQDRLERAAAADTGEMLVSAPVQGSTYPDLRERAAEHATTTGLDVFPLGAVVPLMNEYRYADLADVVAACKRGLGEVGPVHLFGAGHPMMFAMAAALGCDLFDSAAYALYARDDRYLTVRGTELLDELEQFPCTCPICTDHTPAELRDMDDETRQDLLARHNLHVTYGEIRTVRQAIRSGNLLELVDSRARGHPAMLDGYRTLLDHAEQLERTDPVSKDAFFYTSAESARRPEVLRHQERLDRFELDADEVLLTEGGSNDRYDETWGVRPPFGPYPRELGDTYPLTAEVPDRTDRAACEAAADGVARLVELHPDVSFTLVHDDWPETALDRVPDSVRVRDLHARE, from the coding sequence ATGACGAACTTCGAGGTCCGCCAGTACGACGCTGCGGGCCGCCTGGGCGAACTCGAGGTGCCACGTGCCGGCGTCACCGTCCAGACGCCGACCATCCTCCCCGTGGTGAACCCCCACGTCCAGACGGTCGACCCGTCGGCGCTCGAATCAGATTTTGGCGCCGAGATACTCATCACGAACAGCTACATCCTGCATGGCTCGGATGAACTGCGCGAGCCGGCGCTGGACCAGGGACTGCACGACCTGCTGGATTTCTCGGGGGCCATCATGACCGACTCGGGCTCGTTCCAGCTGGCCGAGTACGGCGACATCGACGTGACGACCGAGGAGATACTCCAGTTCCAGTCCGACATCGGGAGCGACATCGGAACGCCGGTGGACATCCCGACCCCGCCCGACGTCGACCGCGAGCGCGCCGAGTCCGAACTCGAAACGACACAGGACCGACTGGAGCGGGCCGCGGCGGCCGACACCGGCGAGATGCTCGTCTCCGCGCCGGTTCAGGGGTCGACGTACCCCGACCTGCGCGAGCGGGCCGCCGAACACGCCACGACGACCGGGCTCGACGTGTTCCCGCTGGGCGCCGTCGTCCCGCTCATGAACGAGTACCGATACGCAGACCTCGCCGACGTCGTCGCGGCCTGCAAGCGCGGGCTGGGCGAGGTCGGCCCGGTCCACCTCTTCGGCGCCGGCCACCCGATGATGTTCGCGATGGCCGCCGCGCTTGGCTGTGATCTGTTCGACTCTGCCGCCTACGCGCTGTACGCCCGCGACGACCGCTATCTCACGGTCCGGGGCACCGAACTGCTCGACGAGCTCGAACAGTTCCCCTGTACCTGTCCAATCTGCACTGACCACACGCCCGCCGAGCTTCGCGACATGGACGACGAGACTCGTCAGGACCTGCTGGCCCGCCACAACCTCCACGTCACCTACGGCGAGATACGGACCGTCCGCCAGGCTATTCGCTCGGGGAACCTGCTCGAACTCGTAGACTCGCGGGCCCGTGGCCACCCGGCGATGCTCGACGGCTACCGCACACTGCTGGACCACGCCGAGCAACTGGAACGGACCGACCCCGTCTCGAAGGACGCCTTCTTCTACACGTCGGCCGAGAGCGCCCGCCGACCCGAGGTCCTGCGCCATCAGGAGCGCCTGGACCGCTTCGAGCTCGACGCCGACGAGGTGTTGCTGACCGAGGGCGGGTCGAACGACCGCTACGACGAGACCTGGGGCGTGCGCCCGCCCTTTGGTCCCTATCCGCGGGAACTCGGCGACACCTACCCGCTGACCGCCGAAGTGCCCGACCGGACCGACCGGGCGGCCTGTGAGGCCGCCGCCGACGGCGTCGCCCGACTGGTCGAGTTACACCCCGACGTCTCGTTTACGCTCGTCCACGACGACTGGCCCGAGACGGCGCTCGACCGGGTGCCCGACTCAGTTCGGGTTCGGGACCTCCACGCGAGGGAGTGA
- a CDS encoding type II toxin-antitoxin system VapC family toxin — translation MTVVVDSGVFYAHADRGASRHGTAVAALSAILEGGYGQPYITDYIYDETVTLTLTRTDSHAEAMRVGRRLRGAGDFPELFHLRNLSKAVFETAVDIFERYDDQQLSFTDATTVAFTETHDIDTVLSFDDDFDGIVDRTDPAEVAREHNP, via the coding sequence ATGACGGTCGTCGTCGACTCCGGGGTTTTTTACGCGCACGCAGACCGAGGTGCAAGCCGACACGGAACGGCGGTGGCGGCGTTATCGGCCATACTCGAGGGCGGATATGGACAGCCGTACATCACGGACTACATTTACGACGAAACGGTGACGCTGACGCTCACGCGGACCGACAGCCACGCCGAAGCGATGCGAGTCGGCCGCCGTCTCCGTGGTGCCGGTGACTTTCCCGAGCTGTTCCACCTTCGGAACCTCTCGAAAGCAGTGTTCGAGACTGCCGTCGACATCTTCGAACGATACGACGACCAGCAGCTGAGCTTCACCGACGCGACCACGGTCGCGTTTACCGAAACACACGACATCGACACCGTCCTCAGCTTCGACGACGACTTCGACGGCATCGTCGACCGGACCGACCCGGCCGAGGTCGCCCGGGAACACAACCCTTAG
- a CDS encoding NUDIX hydrolase, protein MPDELAWETLATDIAYSCPGFDIVHEDVTLPDGTETDFDFLREGDSVVVLPLTPESEVVVIEEWRQAVKRVNRALPAGSVESDDDEPRDAVSRELREETGYEAETVEHLYTAEPANGYADSVFHYFLAEGCEPTAEQDLDFNESIRVETTAFEDLLASVREGDLRDGRSAVGIMYYALFER, encoded by the coding sequence ATGCCCGACGAGCTCGCCTGGGAGACACTCGCCACCGACATCGCCTACAGCTGTCCGGGGTTCGACATCGTCCACGAGGACGTCACACTGCCCGACGGGACCGAGACCGACTTCGACTTCCTGCGGGAGGGCGACAGCGTCGTCGTCCTGCCACTGACCCCCGAGAGCGAAGTGGTCGTCATCGAGGAGTGGCGCCAGGCGGTCAAGCGAGTCAACCGCGCCCTGCCCGCGGGGAGCGTGGAATCGGACGACGACGAGCCCCGCGACGCCGTTTCCCGCGAACTCCGCGAGGAGACCGGCTACGAGGCCGAGACTGTCGAACACCTCTACACCGCCGAGCCGGCCAACGGCTACGCCGACTCCGTCTTCCACTACTTCCTCGCCGAGGGGTGTGAACCGACCGCCGAGCAGGACCTCGATTTCAACGAATCCATCCGCGTGGAGACGACGGCATTCGAGGACCTGCTGGCGTCGGTTCGGGAGGGAGACCTGCGAGACGGCCGCTCGGCCGTCGGTATCATGTACTACGCGCTGTTCGAGCGGTGA
- the trmY gene encoding tRNA (pseudouridine(54)-N(1))-methyltransferase TrmY, with product MRQFVVIGHDAPTTPEFSLDDLAGAAGRLDVLCRCVTSAFFLSHAIREAVRVHLVLADEYTVTFDGSDLRRLNPDERSTAALVRNALEEREEAIGHIPVETSPGVSLTRRGFAATLEDVAREGTVVQLHEDGDPVVDVDPPADPVFVLSDHHDFSEAETAAIESHAEQRLSLGPEPLHADHAITVAHNYLDTDGFERY from the coding sequence ATGCGCCAGTTCGTCGTCATCGGCCACGACGCGCCCACCACACCGGAGTTCTCGCTCGACGACCTCGCCGGTGCCGCCGGCCGGCTGGACGTGCTGTGTCGATGTGTCACCAGCGCCTTCTTCCTCTCTCATGCCATCCGCGAGGCCGTCCGGGTCCACCTCGTACTGGCCGACGAGTACACCGTCACCTTCGACGGGAGCGACCTCCGGCGACTCAACCCCGACGAGCGGTCGACGGCCGCGCTGGTCAGGAACGCACTCGAAGAGCGCGAGGAGGCTATCGGTCACATCCCGGTCGAGACCTCGCCCGGCGTCTCGCTGACCAGGCGGGGCTTCGCCGCGACGCTCGAGGACGTGGCCCGCGAGGGTACCGTCGTCCAGCTCCACGAGGACGGCGACCCCGTCGTCGACGTCGACCCGCCGGCCGACCCCGTGTTCGTGCTCTCGGACCACCACGATTTCAGCGAGGCCGAGACGGCCGCCATCGAGAGCCACGCCGAGCAGCGCCTCTCGCTGGGGCCGGAACCGCTCCACGCCGACCACGCCATCACCGTCGCGCACAACTACCTCGACACCGACGGGTTCGAGCGGTACTGA